In Streptomyces sannanensis, the DNA window CCACCGACCTCGACTCGGCGCTGCTGGGCGGCTATGTGCACACCGTGCGCGAGCTCCACCCCGACCAGCCTCTGCCCCCGGTCTACCGCGCCGACGCGCTGCTCGCCGACGCCCGGACCCAGCGGGAGTTCCTCGACGACGACGCGAAGTTCCTCCAGTGGCTGGGCAAGGGCGCTGCTGCCCTCGGTGCGGCGGACGGGACCCCTGTCGAAGCGGACCCCGACGACATGCCCGCCCTCGACATGGGGGAGGCCATGCCGGCGGCCGGCGGCTGGACCGGCGCGGACTTCGACCGGGCGTTCGGCGCGACCGCCGTGGACGACCCGTACCGGGAGAAGCTGGTATCCGCGCTGCTGGCCGGGCCCATGGCTTCGTACGCGCAGGGCGTGCGCGGCGAGGCGGGGGCCTTCGTGCCGCTGGAGAACGGCCTCAAGATCATCTCGCGGCACGCGCAGTCGCTCGGCTACACCGGTGTGGTCCTCTTCCTGGACGAGCTGGTGCTGTGGCTCCAGGCGAACATGGGCCGGCACGACTTCGTCCGGGATCAGGTGCAGCGGCTGGTCAAGCTGATCGAGTCCGCGGACAGCGGGCGCCCGGTGCCCATCGTGTCGTTCATCTCCCGCCAGCGTGACCTGTCCCAGCTCATCGGCACCGACGTGGCGGGTGCGGACGTCGAGAACCTCGAGCAGCAGATCGAGTACCTCGCCGAGCGCTTCGACGTCGTCGATCTCGAGGACAGCAACCTCGTCGAGATCATCAAGCACCGGGTGCTCGCGCCCAAGCCCGGCATGGAGTCCGTACGCGACGACGCCTTCAAGATCGTCGAGTCGTCGAACGACGAGGTGCGCCAGGTCCTGCTCGACGCGCAGGGCCGCACGGAGGCCGGCTGGGACGACTTCCGGGAGCTCTACCCGCTCTCGCCGGCCCTGCTGAACGTCCTCGTCGACCTCTCCGGTGTGCTCCAGCGCGAGCGCACCGGCCTGAAGCTGGTCCAGGAGCTGCTGCGCCGACGCCGCGACGACCTCAAGATGGGGGAGCTGATCCCGCTCGGCGACCTCTACGACGTCATCGCGGACCGCACCGGAGCGGCCTTCACGCCGAAGCTGCGCCGTGAATCGGAGATTGCGCACCGCTTCCACCAGCGGGTGCGCGACACCCTGCTGGAGAAGTACCGGTCGAAGGACGACAAGCGCTTCCAGACCGACGACCGGCTGGTCAAGACACTGCTGCTGGCCGCCCTCGCCCCCAACGTTCCGGCGCTGAGCCGCCTCACCGGAGGCCGGCTCGCAGCCCTGAACCACGGCACGATCCGCACCCGGGTCGGCGACGCCGGATCGGTGGCCGTCAAGCGCCTGCGGGACCTCCAGGTGGAGTACGACGGTGAGCTGCGCAGCGAGGGCGACAGCAGCGACCCCGTCTTCCACCTGCACCTGTCGGACCTGGACGTGGAGCCCCTGCTCGAAGAGGTGCAGGGCGTGGCCGACCAGCTGGGCTACCGCCGGCAGTGGATCAAGGATCAGCTGTGGCGGGCGCTCGGGGTCAAGGACACCCAGGCGTTCGTCTGCGAGCGGGAGATCGTCTGGCGCGGCACCAAGCGCACGGTGGAGTTCGTGTTCGGCAACGTCCGTGACCCCCACCTGCCGGACGACGAGTTCAGTCCGCAGCTGCCGGGCAACGTCCGTATCGTCTTCGACTACCCCTTCGACGAGGGCGACCACGCGCCGAGCGACGACCTCAACCGCGTCAACAAGCTGCTGCGCGCGGGGAAGAGCGAACCGGTCCTGGTCTGGCTGCCGGACTTCTTCTCCGAGCAGACGGGCCGGCAGCTCGGCCGCCTGCTGAAGATCAACTATCTGTTGGAGCGGGACCGGCTGGAGGACCACACCGCCACCCGGCCGGCGGAAGAACGCGTCCAGATCCGCAACCAGCTCAAGGCGTCCCGGGACAGCCTCACCGAGCGCCTCACCGAGGCCCTGCTCCAGCTGTACGGGATCAACCGTGCCGAGCCCGGCACGGTGGGCGCTCAGGTACCCGATGGCCAGCACCTGGTGTCGCTGCAGCGCGGCTTCGAGCGGACCAAGCCGGAACCGGCCGTCGGCTTCGAGCAGAACCTGTTCCTGCTAGCGGACGAGATGTACGCGGCGCGCTACCCCAAGCACCCCGACTTCGACCCGCAGCTCAAGCGCGAGGCCGTCACCCTGGGCGACCTGAAGACGACCCTGGAATGGATCACCCGGGCCATGGCGGACGGCTCGCGCCGGATCGTGGTCGACAGCCACCACCTCAAGCGGGTCCGCCGCATCGTACACGCTCTCGGCCTCGGCGAGGTCCACGACGGTCCGCTGAACGTCAGCAACGACTGGCGCCTGCGTATCAACAAGCGCGCCGCCGAGAGCCCGGACTCCGGCCAGGACCTGGCGGTGGAGACGATCCGCGGCTGGATCGCCGAGATGGGCTACGAGGGGCTGGACCGCAATGTCGCCAATCTGCTGATCGCCTCCTACGCCCTCCTCGACGACCGCACCTGGATCTACCAGACCTCCACGCTGTCCAAGGCACCGGACCTGGACAAGATCGGTTCCGGCTACGGGCTCCGGGCGGTCGCGCTGCCGGACGAGGAGACCTTCGGCACCGCGCTGCGACGGGCCGCGGTCATCTTCGGCAAGAGCGTGCCTCCGGTCCTGTTCGCCCGTAATGTTGCTCAGCTCTCCAGCCAGGTTCGCGAGGTCGCGGAGGAGCACCGCAAGGCCGTGGCAGGCGCCCGTGACCTGCTGCAGAAGCATGCCGGACGACTCGGTCTGGCCGGCCCCGGCGGGGCGGAGGCGCCTCGTGTGCAGTCCCTGAAGGCCGCCGCCGATCTGATCGCGCGCGTCCTGCGTGACAGCGACCCCACACTCGTCCTCCAGGAGCTGGCCGGCGCGGCCTACGCGGTGGGCGACGACGAGATCGGGGCGGCGCTCAAGCAGGCACCCGCCGTTCGGGACGCGCTGGCGGGCGAGGACTGGCCGACGCTGCTGGACACCGTCCACGAGCTGGCGACGCGTGACGACTCCGTCGGCGACCGTGCCCGCGCGCTCGTGGACACCGTTCGGAAGGCAGCAGACCGTCATGAGTCCGCCGACGAGTCCCTGGCACCGGTGCTGGACGGCATCCAGGGCTCGGCCATGGCCCTGATGCGCGAGGCCACCCGACTTGCGCAGGCAGCCCAGCCGGTGACCCCGCCGCCGGTCACCGTACCGCCGACCGCGGAGGACATCCGGCTCACGGATCATGGAACTCCGCCCGTTCCGTCCGACCAGCCGGCCGAGGTGGATAAGGACACCGCCCGAGGCGCACGGGACGCGGGCCCCAAGGCCCTCGACACACCGAAGGCGGCGCAGGCCGCCCGGGCGACGTACCTTGTGGAGCCGACCCGGCTCGAAGCCGGCCTTGCCGCCACCATGGCGGACCTCAGCGCGGATCTGCGGACCTTCCTCGCAGCTCATCCCGGCGCCCGGGTTCAGGTGACCTGGCGGGTGGTGGACCAGCACTCCGGCGACTCCGCCGAGTTCACCGGCTCCGACGGTGAGGAGTCCGGGCACTGATGACCCACGCTCTGCCGAAGGTCGGCCGCCGGACCGTCGAAGCACTTCTGGAGCGGAACGCCGCCGCGTTCCGTGACCGGTCCCTGATGCTGATCCACGGGACGTACACGGCAGGTGCCGCCGCCGAGTTCACCGCCACTGTGGCCGGTGAACCGCGGCGGGTCGTCGTACGCGACGAGTCGTCGGTCCTGGGGCTGCTCGCCGCATGGCGCAAGCACCGTGTCGAGGAGCCTCCCGGGAGTCTGCTCGTCCTCACCACCGGCGTCGACGACGCGCAGCTCGGCTGGGACCTGCGCGGACACGCGGTCCGCCGGCGCACGCTCACCGTGGACAAGGCCGAGATCGTCCTGCAGCGCTTCGGCGCCGCAGGGATCGACATGCGGATGTACCGCGAGGACTGGCTGCTGGACGCCCTGGTCGATGCCGAGCCTGCCGATGGCGGCTGGCCGCGGGTGACCGGAGTACTCACCCGGGACGCGGCATTGCGGGCCCTGGCCGTCGAACGCCTCGGGCTGGGCGGGCCCCAGGGGGCCGCGGACGGAGGCAGGGGAGTCGCCCTCGACGCGGACTCCTTGCTGGCCTGGTCCCGTACGGCGGCGGGTTCCCGCCGCTTCGCCGAACTCGCGG includes these proteins:
- a CDS encoding PglY protein, translating into MPTSELFLKDVIDIKEDVHAGDFKIELSQGFSETDARVAEYVVTEQLQGAFRHALSIVSNAVRTGNSHAAYLHGSFGAGKSHFLSVLHAVLNNHPAVGTKARLAEVAAAHKEWLGRSRFLMVPYHLVGSTDLDSALLGGYVHTVRELHPDQPLPPVYRADALLADARTQREFLDDDAKFLQWLGKGAAALGAADGTPVEADPDDMPALDMGEAMPAAGGWTGADFDRAFGATAVDDPYREKLVSALLAGPMASYAQGVRGEAGAFVPLENGLKIISRHAQSLGYTGVVLFLDELVLWLQANMGRHDFVRDQVQRLVKLIESADSGRPVPIVSFISRQRDLSQLIGTDVAGADVENLEQQIEYLAERFDVVDLEDSNLVEIIKHRVLAPKPGMESVRDDAFKIVESSNDEVRQVLLDAQGRTEAGWDDFRELYPLSPALLNVLVDLSGVLQRERTGLKLVQELLRRRRDDLKMGELIPLGDLYDVIADRTGAAFTPKLRRESEIAHRFHQRVRDTLLEKYRSKDDKRFQTDDRLVKTLLLAALAPNVPALSRLTGGRLAALNHGTIRTRVGDAGSVAVKRLRDLQVEYDGELRSEGDSSDPVFHLHLSDLDVEPLLEEVQGVADQLGYRRQWIKDQLWRALGVKDTQAFVCEREIVWRGTKRTVEFVFGNVRDPHLPDDEFSPQLPGNVRIVFDYPFDEGDHAPSDDLNRVNKLLRAGKSEPVLVWLPDFFSEQTGRQLGRLLKINYLLERDRLEDHTATRPAEERVQIRNQLKASRDSLTERLTEALLQLYGINRAEPGTVGAQVPDGQHLVSLQRGFERTKPEPAVGFEQNLFLLADEMYAARYPKHPDFDPQLKREAVTLGDLKTTLEWITRAMADGSRRIVVDSHHLKRVRRIVHALGLGEVHDGPLNVSNDWRLRINKRAAESPDSGQDLAVETIRGWIAEMGYEGLDRNVANLLIASYALLDDRTWIYQTSTLSKAPDLDKIGSGYGLRAVALPDEETFGTALRRAAVIFGKSVPPVLFARNVAQLSSQVREVAEEHRKAVAGARDLLQKHAGRLGLAGPGGAEAPRVQSLKAAADLIARVLRDSDPTLVLQELAGAAYAVGDDEIGAALKQAPAVRDALAGEDWPTLLDTVHELATRDDSVGDRARALVDTVRKAADRHESADESLAPVLDGIQGSAMALMREATRLAQAAQPVTPPPVTVPPTAEDIRLTDHGTPPVPSDQPAEVDKDTARGARDAGPKALDTPKAAQAARATYLVEPTRLEAGLAATMADLSADLRTFLAAHPGARVQVTWRVVDQHSGDSAEFTGSDGEESGH